One Peromyscus leucopus breed LL Stock chromosome 2, UCI_PerLeu_2.1, whole genome shotgun sequence DNA window includes the following coding sequences:
- the LOC114683462 gene encoding elongin-C-like: MDGEEKSYGGCEGPDAMYVKLISSDGHEFIVKREHALTSGTLKAMLSGPGQFAENETNEVNFREIPSHVLSKVCMYFTYKVRYTNSSTEIPEFPIAPEIALELLMAANFLDC; encoded by the coding sequence ATGGATGGAGAGGAGAAATCCTATGGTGGCTGTGAAGGCCCTGATGCCATGTATGTCAAATTAATATCTTCTGATGGGCATGAATTTATTGTAAAAAGAGAACATGCATTAACATCAGGAACATTAAAGGCCATGTTGAGTGGACCAGGGCAGTTTGCTGAGAATGAAACCAATGAGGTCAATTTCAGAGAGATCCCTTCGCACGTGCTATCGAAAGTATGCATGTATTTTACCTACAAGGTCCGCTACACTAACAGCTCCACCGAGATTCCTGAATTCCCGATTGCACCTGAAATTGCACTGGAGCTGCTGATGGCTGCGAACTTCCTAGATTGTTAA